Proteins encoded in a region of the Massilia sp. UMI-21 genome:
- a CDS encoding glyoxalase/bleomycin resistance/extradiol dioxygenase family protein — protein sequence MNKQIYVNLPVRDLERSKAFFGALGFGFNPQFTDSNAACMIVSQDIYVMLLAEAFFQGFTHKPVADARHSTEVLLCLSCDSRAAVDALAAKALDAGGALPNPPKDHGFMYQHGFEDLDGHLWELAYMESMPDTEVRIR from the coding sequence ATGAACAAGCAAATCTATGTCAACCTGCCGGTGCGGGACCTCGAGCGCAGCAAGGCCTTCTTCGGCGCGCTCGGTTTCGGCTTCAATCCGCAGTTCACCGACAGCAACGCCGCCTGCATGATCGTCAGCCAGGACATCTACGTGATGCTCCTGGCCGAAGCCTTCTTCCAGGGCTTCACCCACAAACCGGTCGCCGATGCCAGGCACAGCACCGAAGTGCTGCTCTGCCTGTCCTGCGACAGCCGCGCCGCGGTCGACGCGCTGGCAGCGAAGGCCCTGGACGCCGGCGGCGCACTGCCGAACCCGCCGAAGGACCACGGCTTCATGTACCAGCACGGCTTCGAGGACCTCGACGGCCACCTGTGGGAGCTGGCCTATATGGAAAGCATGCCCGACACCGAAGTGCGGATCCGATGA
- a CDS encoding RNA polymerase sigma factor, producing MNAEVERSIAAVWRIESARIVAVLARMVRDVGLAEELAQDALVAALEHWPQQGIPDNPGAWLTTTARHAALDRLRRDRVLQQKLAQIGLDLEAQEATVVPDFVPDLVDSLDAARNGVIGDDLLRLMFTACHPVLSLDARLALTLKLLGGLSTQEIARAFLVPEATMAQRIVRAKRTLGEAGLPFELPPPGELGERLGAVLEAVYLIFNEGYTATAGDDWMRPALVEEALRLGRMLAELSPDEPEAHGLVALMELQASRIGARLDAQGRPVLLLDQDRARWDGVLVRRGLAALERAAALGQPRGPYLLQAGIAACHARANTAPATDWQAIAALYAELARVQPSPVVELNRAVAVGMAEGPAAGLALVDALALDGKLAGYHWLPSVRADLLSRLGRLEEARGEFERAASMTANQRERALLLERARAQR from the coding sequence ATGAATGCCGAGGTCGAACGCAGCATCGCCGCCGTCTGGCGCATCGAGTCGGCCAGGATCGTGGCCGTGCTCGCGCGCATGGTGCGCGACGTCGGCCTGGCCGAGGAGCTGGCCCAGGATGCGCTGGTGGCGGCGCTCGAGCACTGGCCGCAGCAGGGCATCCCGGACAATCCGGGCGCCTGGCTCACCACCACGGCCAGGCACGCCGCGCTCGACCGGCTGCGCCGCGACCGCGTGCTGCAGCAGAAGCTCGCGCAGATCGGCCTGGATCTCGAGGCACAGGAGGCCACCGTTGTGCCCGACTTCGTGCCCGACCTGGTCGACTCGCTGGATGCCGCCCGCAACGGCGTGATCGGCGACGACCTGCTGCGCCTGATGTTCACCGCCTGCCACCCGGTACTGTCGCTCGACGCGCGCCTGGCGCTCACGCTCAAGCTGCTGGGCGGCCTGTCCACCCAGGAGATCGCGCGCGCCTTCCTGGTGCCCGAAGCCACCATGGCCCAGCGCATCGTGCGCGCCAAGCGCACGCTGGGCGAGGCCGGGCTGCCCTTCGAACTGCCGCCCCCGGGCGAACTGGGCGAGCGCCTGGGCGCGGTGCTGGAGGCGGTCTACCTGATCTTCAACGAGGGCTATACCGCCACCGCCGGCGACGACTGGATGCGCCCGGCGCTGGTGGAAGAAGCGCTGCGCCTGGGGCGCATGCTGGCCGAACTTTCGCCGGACGAACCGGAAGCGCACGGCCTGGTCGCGCTGATGGAACTGCAGGCCTCGCGCATCGGGGCCCGGCTCGACGCCCAGGGGCGTCCGGTGCTGCTGCTCGACCAGGACCGCGCGCGCTGGGACGGCGTGCTGGTGCGGCGCGGCCTGGCCGCACTCGAACGCGCGGCGGCCCTGGGCCAGCCGCGCGGCCCCTACCTGCTGCAGGCCGGGATCGCGGCCTGCCACGCCCGCGCCAACACCGCCCCGGCTACCGACTGGCAGGCGATCGCGGCCCTGTACGCCGAACTGGCCCGGGTCCAGCCGTCGCCGGTGGTGGAATTGAACCGCGCGGTGGCGGTCGGCATGGCCGAGGGTCCCGCCGCCGGCCTGGCGCTGGTGGACGCGCTCGCGCTGGACGGCAAGCTGGCCGGCTACCACTGGCTGCCGAGCGTGCGCGCCGATCTGCTGTCCAGGCTGGGCCGCCTCGAGGAAGCGCGCGGCGAATTCGAGCGCGCAGCAAGCATGACCGCCAACCAGCGCGAGCGCGCGCTGCTGCTCGAACGCGCCCGCGCCCAGCGCTAG
- a CDS encoding MBL fold metallo-hydrolase — translation MKFRFWGVRGSIPSPGPRTARYGGNTTCIEVRTSDGTLIILDGGTGLFPLAQHLMAQPRTRQSPPIQANIFITHSHWDHIHGLPFFTPLFVKGSRVRLHGAHDPVTGRGIEHVMGVQLQNSYFPVSETQMGATIEYRTLEIGTAIEVGDALVANVLMNHPVTNLGYRVACGGRALFFTGDHEPWHNPYPPGDAAFDAFERHLAQRQRAIDTVMEGVDALIVDCSYTREEYPAKAGWGHGTFDAAIETALRVGARALYCTHHEPTRGDDELEAAFDAVMARYRDRLGALQVRLAFEGLELTL, via the coding sequence ATGAAATTCCGCTTCTGGGGGGTGCGTGGCTCGATACCGTCCCCAGGTCCACGCACGGCGCGCTACGGCGGCAACACCACCTGCATCGAAGTGCGGACCAGCGACGGCACCCTGATCATCCTCGATGGTGGCACCGGCCTGTTCCCGCTGGCCCAGCACCTGATGGCGCAGCCGCGCACCCGGCAGTCGCCGCCGATCCAGGCCAACATCTTCATCACCCACAGCCACTGGGACCACATCCACGGCCTGCCCTTCTTCACGCCGCTGTTCGTCAAGGGCAGCCGCGTGCGCCTGCACGGCGCCCACGATCCGGTCACCGGCAGGGGCATCGAGCACGTGATGGGCGTGCAGCTGCAGAACAGCTACTTCCCGGTCAGCGAAACCCAGATGGGGGCGACGATCGAGTATCGCACGCTCGAGATCGGCACGGCGATCGAGGTCGGCGACGCGCTGGTGGCCAACGTCCTGATGAACCACCCGGTCACCAACCTCGGTTATCGCGTCGCCTGCGGCGGCCGTGCGCTGTTCTTCACCGGCGACCACGAGCCCTGGCACAATCCCTATCCGCCGGGCGATGCGGCCTTCGACGCCTTCGAGCGGCACCTGGCGCAGCGCCAGCGCGCCATCGACACCGTCATGGAAGGCGTCGATGCGCTGATCGTCGACTGCTCCTACACCCGGGAAGAGTATCCCGCCAAGGCCGGCTGGGGCCACGGCACGTTCGACGCCGCCATCGAGACGGCCTTGCGGGTCGGCGCGCGCGCCCTGTACTGCACCCACCACGAGCCGACCCGCGGCGACGACGAACTCGAGGCCGCGTTTGACGCCGTGATGGCGCGCTACCGCGACCGCCTCGGCGCGCTGCAGGTGCGACTGGCCTTCGAGGGGCTCGAGTTGACGCTGTGA
- a CDS encoding EAL domain-containing protein: protein MNLRTDKTLQVGTPMMLGAIVRFRPVLAFLRQRIALLFVWPAAALLAAALLWGYVLRDLEYEKQERAAEIGRQAAAYAHSLVLRTARSIDETDRLLLLLRHDWVTSGYRTQLEGTLEAGTFSQQYISAVAFIDRRGIIVTSTHPGAVGSYVGSKPYFTAQQHPHGDHLYLSGPLDGQLTGREVVAFSRPLLSPRGRFDGVVLITVLPAFFTQHYVEPILGDHGFVGVARKDGTILATRTGATVRSFRAPFLLAPLPSGAPEGEIRLDSRRWFADGRARAVGWHTFPGRDLIGIVGLDEYSAMASYRSRREAELAGAWGDTGWLMLAALAATLIYVHARWRQYQVEAIRATYRLATEDAGDGFFINRPLRDRHGVIRDFSVVDCNQHGAAMFGRQPEDLIGHRLSEFYQGELFRKACARLSHALDTGIYDRELPVAPGPDQPLKARWVRYKAVRADGDLAVTIRDVSESKAHLTELERRSNSDELTGLPNRYWIQHYLPRAIEAARAGATGLAVLFIDLDGFKTVNDVLGHAAGDELLRTVGKRLKLAVRPRDHVVRLGGDEFVVVLEQVAGVADVEHVAGRVLAAFGDGFHLQHTTHVLGASIGISLFPEHGDDAETLLKHADIAMYAVKTEGKGAYCFFQSRFFEAIRSRLEIERELRRALDQRQFVVHYQPRVDLATGAASSMEALVRWERPGQGLTGPDRFIPLLEETGLIVQLGEQVIDSVCRQLARWGRDGRAAVPVSVNISPRQFSQSDVMAQFRNAIACHGISPSLLEIEVTESSMMQEGIGESAVFSQLRELGIKLCIDDFGTGYSSLSQLQRLRFDVLKIDRAFVLRIEHPEGDTLIASMIAMAHALGMRVVAEGIESRRQMQLLQTLGCDEGQGFFFSRPVPADECRLPPGGALAGAART, encoded by the coding sequence ATGAATCTGCGTACCGACAAGACATTGCAGGTTGGAACCCCAATGATGCTCGGGGCGATCGTCCGCTTCCGTCCCGTGCTGGCCTTCCTGCGCCAGCGCATCGCACTGCTGTTCGTCTGGCCGGCGGCCGCGCTCCTCGCTGCGGCCTTGCTGTGGGGTTATGTACTGCGCGACTTGGAGTATGAGAAACAGGAGCGCGCCGCCGAGATTGGCCGGCAGGCCGCGGCCTATGCCCACAGCCTGGTCCTGCGCACCGCGCGCTCGATCGATGAAACCGACCGGCTGCTGCTCCTGCTGCGGCACGACTGGGTCACGTCCGGCTACCGCACCCAGCTCGAAGGCACCCTCGAGGCGGGGACGTTCTCGCAGCAGTACATCTCGGCGGTAGCGTTCATCGACCGGCGCGGGATCATCGTCACCAGCACGCATCCCGGCGCCGTCGGCAGCTACGTGGGAAGCAAGCCATATTTCACAGCCCAGCAGCACCCGCACGGCGACCACTTGTACCTGAGCGGGCCGCTCGACGGCCAATTGACCGGGCGCGAAGTGGTCGCCTTCTCGCGCCCGCTCCTGTCTCCGCGGGGGCGCTTCGACGGGGTGGTGCTGATCACGGTGCTGCCGGCCTTCTTCACCCAGCACTATGTCGAGCCGATTCTGGGCGACCATGGCTTCGTTGGGGTGGCGCGCAAGGACGGCACGATCCTCGCCACGCGTACCGGTGCGACGGTCCGTTCCTTCCGCGCGCCCTTCCTGCTGGCGCCCCTGCCCAGCGGCGCACCGGAAGGCGAGATCCGTCTCGACAGCCGCCGCTGGTTCGCCGACGGACGCGCGCGTGCCGTCGGCTGGCACACGTTTCCGGGGCGGGACCTGATCGGCATCGTCGGCCTGGACGAATACAGCGCGATGGCGAGCTACCGCAGCCGCCGCGAGGCCGAGCTGGCCGGCGCCTGGGGCGACACCGGCTGGCTCATGCTGGCCGCACTGGCGGCGACGCTCATCTACGTCCATGCGCGCTGGCGCCAGTACCAGGTCGAGGCGATCCGCGCCACCTACCGCCTGGCCACCGAAGATGCCGGAGACGGCTTCTTCATCAATCGTCCGCTGCGCGACCGGCACGGCGTCATCCGCGATTTCAGCGTGGTCGACTGCAACCAGCACGGGGCCGCCATGTTCGGCAGGCAGCCGGAAGACCTCATCGGGCACCGCCTGTCCGAGTTCTACCAGGGCGAGCTGTTCCGCAAGGCCTGCGCGCGCCTTTCGCATGCGCTCGACACCGGCATCTACGACCGCGAGCTGCCGGTCGCGCCGGGGCCGGACCAACCCCTCAAGGCGCGCTGGGTGCGCTACAAGGCGGTGCGCGCCGACGGCGACCTGGCGGTGACGATCCGCGACGTCAGCGAATCGAAAGCCCACCTGACCGAGCTCGAACGGCGCAGCAACTCGGACGAGCTTACCGGCCTGCCCAACCGCTACTGGATCCAGCATTACCTGCCGCGCGCGATCGAGGCCGCGCGCGCCGGCGCGACCGGGTTGGCGGTGCTGTTCATCGACCTGGACGGCTTCAAGACCGTGAACGACGTGCTGGGGCACGCGGCCGGCGACGAGCTGCTGCGTACGGTGGGCAAGCGCCTCAAGCTGGCAGTGCGCCCGCGCGACCACGTGGTGCGCCTCGGTGGCGACGAATTCGTCGTGGTCCTGGAGCAGGTCGCCGGGGTGGCCGATGTCGAGCACGTGGCCGGACGCGTGCTGGCCGCCTTCGGCGACGGCTTCCACCTGCAGCATACGACCCATGTGCTGGGCGCCTCGATCGGGATCAGCCTGTTTCCCGAACACGGCGACGATGCCGAAACCCTGCTCAAGCATGCGGACATCGCGATGTACGCGGTCAAGACCGAGGGCAAGGGCGCGTACTGCTTCTTCCAGTCGCGCTTCTTCGAGGCGATCCGCAGCCGGCTCGAGATCGAGCGCGAATTGCGGCGCGCCCTCGACCAGCGGCAGTTCGTGGTGCACTACCAGCCGCGCGTGGACCTGGCCACCGGCGCGGCGTCCAGCATGGAGGCGCTGGTGCGCTGGGAGCGCCCCGGCCAGGGATTGACCGGCCCCGACCGCTTCATCCCGCTGCTCGAAGAAACCGGCCTGATCGTCCAGCTGGGCGAGCAGGTGATCGACAGCGTCTGCCGCCAGCTGGCCCGCTGGGGGCGCGACGGTAGGGCCGCGGTGCCGGTATCGGTGAACATCTCGCCGCGCCAGTTCAGCCAGTCCGACGTGATGGCCCAGTTCCGCAACGCGATCGCCTGTCACGGCATTTCCCCGTCGCTGCTGGAAATCGAGGTCACGGAGTCGTCGATGATGCAGGAGGGGATCGGCGAATCGGCCGTGTTCAGCCAGCTGCGCGAGCTGGGCATCAAGCTGTGCATCGACGACTTCGGCACCGGCTACTCCTCGCTATCGCAATTGCAGAGGCTGCGATTCGACGTGCTCAAGATCGACCGGGCCTTCGTGCTGCGGATCGAACACCCCGAGGGCGATACCCTGATCGCCTCGATGATCGCCATGGCCCACGCGCTCGGCATGCGGGTAGTCGCCGAAGGCATCGAGAGCCGCCGCCAGATGCAGCTGCTGCAGACGCTTGGCTGCGACGAAGGGCAGGGCTTCTTTTTTTCGCGCCCGGTGCCGGCGGACGAGTGCCGGCTGCCGCCTGGCGGCGCCCTGGCCGGCGCGGCCAGGACCTGA
- a CDS encoding inorganic phosphate transporter: MESLHISIYVLGMLVLLALVFDFMNGFHDSANAIATVVSTGVLKPQSAVAMAAFFNFIAIFVVSMKVAQTIGKGTIDPHVVDHYVIFGALMGAIVWNVITWYYGIPSSSSHALIGGLVGAAVAKSGTGALVSAGLLKTVLFIVLAPMLGFVLGSIIMLLVSWIFVKSTPRKVDVWFRRLQLVSAAGYSLGHGGNDAQKTMGIIWMLLIAAGYTSPTDAYPPTWVIISCYAAISFGTLFGGWRIVKTMGQKITKLKPVGGFCAETGGAITLLMASFWGIPVSTTHTITGAIVGVGASQKASAVRWGVAGNIVWAWIFTIPASAFMAAVAWWIGTHIM; encoded by the coding sequence ATGGAATCTCTACATATCAGCATCTACGTGCTGGGCATGCTGGTGCTGCTGGCGCTGGTGTTCGACTTCATGAACGGCTTCCACGACTCGGCCAATGCGATTGCGACCGTCGTGTCGACCGGCGTCCTGAAGCCGCAGAGCGCGGTGGCCATGGCGGCCTTCTTCAACTTCATCGCGATCTTCGTGGTCAGCATGAAGGTGGCGCAGACCATCGGCAAGGGGACCATCGACCCGCATGTGGTCGACCACTACGTGATCTTCGGGGCCCTGATGGGCGCCATCGTCTGGAACGTCATCACCTGGTACTACGGCATCCCGTCGTCCTCGTCGCACGCGCTGATCGGCGGCCTGGTCGGCGCCGCGGTGGCCAAGTCGGGCACCGGCGCGCTGGTCTCGGCCGGCCTGCTCAAGACCGTGCTGTTCATCGTGCTGGCGCCGATGCTGGGCTTCGTGCTCGGGTCGATCATCATGCTGCTGGTCTCCTGGATCTTCGTGAAATCGACCCCGCGCAAGGTCGACGTCTGGTTCCGCCGCCTGCAACTGGTCTCGGCCGCCGGCTATTCGCTGGGCCACGGGGGCAACGACGCCCAGAAGACCATGGGCATCATCTGGATGCTGCTCATTGCCGCCGGCTACACCAGTCCGACCGACGCGTATCCGCCGACCTGGGTCATCATCTCGTGCTATGCGGCGATCAGCTTCGGCACCCTGTTCGGCGGCTGGCGCATCGTCAAGACCATGGGCCAGAAGATCACCAAGCTCAAACCGGTCGGCGGCTTCTGTGCCGAGACCGGCGGCGCGATCACGCTGCTGATGGCAAGCTTCTGGGGGATTCCGGTCTCCACCACCCACACCATCACCGGCGCGATCGTCGGCGTGGGCGCCTCGCAAAAGGCATCGGCGGTGCGCTGGGGCGTGGCCGGCAACATCGTCTGGGCCTGGATCTTCACCATTCCGGCCTCGGCCTTCATGGCCGCGGTGGCCTGGTGGATCGGCACCCACATCATGTAA
- a CDS encoding DUF47 domain-containing protein — translation MFGRLMPQEGKFFDLFNQHAALCVKGAQEMVGLMTHFDDLENRTHAVESIEKQADKITYATVDLLHKTFITPLDRDDIHKLITSMDDILDMMEDAAQTVSLYDLHAVTPEAARLAELCLSACKKVQEAVALLHDMGNAQKIVAICEEIDRFESDADHVMRAAMSKLFRDEPDVRNLIKMKAIYEILETVTDRCEDVANIVEGIIVENA, via the coding sequence ATGTTTGGACGCCTGATGCCCCAGGAGGGCAAGTTCTTTGACCTGTTCAACCAGCACGCCGCGCTGTGCGTGAAGGGTGCGCAGGAGATGGTTGGCCTGATGACCCACTTCGACGACCTGGAAAACCGCACCCACGCCGTGGAGAGCATCGAGAAGCAGGCGGACAAGATCACCTACGCCACCGTCGACCTGCTGCACAAGACCTTCATCACCCCGCTCGACCGCGATGACATCCACAAGCTGATCACCAGCATGGACGACATCCTCGACATGATGGAAGACGCGGCCCAGACCGTGTCGCTGTACGACCTGCACGCCGTGACGCCGGAAGCCGCGCGCCTGGCCGAGCTGTGCCTGTCGGCCTGCAAGAAGGTGCAGGAAGCCGTCGCGCTGCTGCACGACATGGGCAACGCCCAGAAGATCGTCGCCATCTGCGAAGAGATCGACCGCTTCGAATCCGACGCCGACCACGTGATGCGCGCCGCCATGTCCAAGCTGTTCCGCGACGAGCCGGACGTGCGCAACCTGATCAAGATGAAGGCCATCTACGAGATCCTCGAAACCGTCACCGACCGCTGCGAAGACGTTGCCAATATCGTCGAAGGCATCATCGTCGAGAATGCATAA
- a CDS encoding replicative DNA helicase, with product MNSPSDPQVDSLRIPPHSIEAEQSVIGGLLRDNAAWDRIADFMHAEDFYRYDHRIIFEQMVRLINAGKPADVITVYEACNMLGKAEEVGGLQYLNAMAQNTPSAANIRRYAEIVRDRGILRNLITVADEISGNAFNPQGKEVKQMLDEAESKIFAIAETGARGQQGWNPIQPLLTQVVERIDELYSRENQGEITGVPTGFIDLDRMTSGLQPGDLVIVAGRPSMGKTAFSVNIGENVAIEAGLPVAVFSMEMGGAQLAMRMLGSVGQLDQHRLRTGRLNDEDWPRLTHAIQKMNDAQLYIDETPALNPIEMRARARRLARQCGKLGLIIVDYLQLMQGSQPGDNRASEISEISRSLKGLAKELHCPVIALSQLNRSLEQRPNKRPVMSDLRESGAIEQDADVIIFLYRDEVYNPDSPDKGTAEIIIGKQRNGPIGAIRLTWIGSYTKFGNYSGNLAVYQGD from the coding sequence ATGAATTCCCCTTCCGATCCGCAAGTCGATTCCCTGCGCATCCCGCCGCATTCCATCGAAGCAGAGCAGTCCGTCATCGGCGGCCTCCTGCGCGACAATGCCGCGTGGGACCGCATTGCCGACTTCATGCACGCGGAGGACTTCTACCGCTACGACCACCGCATCATCTTCGAACAGATGGTCCGCCTGATCAACGCGGGCAAGCCGGCCGACGTGATCACGGTCTACGAGGCCTGCAACATGCTCGGCAAGGCCGAGGAAGTGGGCGGCCTGCAGTACCTGAATGCGATGGCGCAGAACACGCCGTCGGCGGCCAACATCCGCCGCTACGCCGAGATCGTGCGCGACCGCGGCATCCTGCGCAACCTGATCACGGTGGCCGACGAAATCTCGGGCAATGCCTTCAACCCGCAGGGCAAGGAAGTCAAGCAGATGCTCGACGAGGCCGAGTCGAAGATCTTCGCGATCGCCGAGACCGGCGCCAGGGGCCAGCAGGGCTGGAACCCGATCCAGCCGCTGCTGACCCAGGTGGTCGAGCGCATCGACGAACTGTATTCGCGCGAGAACCAGGGCGAGATCACCGGCGTGCCGACCGGCTTCATCGACCTCGACCGCATGACCTCGGGCCTGCAGCCGGGCGACCTGGTCATCGTCGCCGGCCGTCCGTCGATGGGCAAGACCGCGTTCTCGGTCAACATCGGCGAGAACGTCGCCATCGAAGCCGGCCTGCCGGTGGCGGTGTTCTCGATGGAGATGGGCGGCGCCCAGCTGGCCATGCGTATGCTCGGCTCGGTGGGCCAGCTCGACCAGCACCGCCTGCGTACCGGCCGCCTGAACGACGAAGACTGGCCGCGCCTGACGCACGCCATCCAGAAGATGAACGACGCCCAGCTCTACATCGACGAGACGCCGGCGCTGAACCCGATCGAGATGCGCGCACGGGCACGACGCCTGGCGCGCCAGTGCGGCAAGCTGGGCCTGATCATCGTCGACTACCTGCAGCTGATGCAGGGCAGCCAGCCGGGCGACAACCGCGCCTCCGAGATCTCGGAGATCTCGCGTTCGCTCAAGGGCCTGGCCAAAGAACTGCATTGCCCCGTCATCGCACTGTCCCAGCTGAACCGCTCGCTGGAACAGCGACCCAACAAACGACCCGTCATGTCCGACCTGCGCGAATCGGGCGCAATCGAACAGGATGCGGACGTGATCATCTTCCTGTATCGCGACGAGGTCTACAACCCCGACTCGCCCGATAAAGGAACCGCCGAAATCATCATCGGTAAGCAGCGTAACGGCCCGATCGGGGCGATTCGCCTTACCTGGATCGGCTCCTACACCAAGTTCGGCAACTACAGCGGCAACCTCGCCGTCTACCAGGGCGACTAA
- a CDS encoding 50S ribosomal protein L9: MQVILLEKVVNVGNLGDVVKVKDGYARNFLIPQKMARRATQAAVAEFEVKRAELEKAAGEKLAAAQAQGEKLSGMTVTIAQKAGVDGRLFGSVTNFDIAEALSKQGFPVEKSQVRMPTGPLKTTGEFPVAVALHTDVVSEITIAVVGEAA, encoded by the coding sequence ATGCAAGTTATCCTTTTGGAAAAAGTTGTTAACGTCGGCAACCTGGGCGACGTGGTCAAGGTCAAGGACGGTTACGCACGTAACTTCCTGATCCCGCAAAAGATGGCACGCCGTGCTACCCAGGCCGCTGTGGCCGAGTTCGAAGTCAAGCGCGCCGAACTGGAAAAAGCAGCCGGCGAAAAGCTGGCCGCTGCCCAGGCACAAGGCGAGAAGCTGAGCGGCATGACCGTCACCATCGCCCAGAAGGCGGGCGTGGACGGCCGTCTGTTCGGTTCGGTCACCAACTTCGACATCGCCGAAGCCCTGAGCAAGCAAGGCTTCCCGGTCGAGAAGTCGCAGGTGCGCATGCCGACCGGCCCGCTGAAGACCACCGGCGAATTCCCGGTTGCCGTCGCGCTGCACACCGACGTCGTCTCGGAAATCACCATCGCCGTCGTGGGCGAAGCCGCCTAA